From Streptomyces sp. TLI_053, a single genomic window includes:
- a CDS encoding MFS transporter has product MNAASTLTARLLAERPRPRGIADRRYAHWLAVGTVCLGAFLGQLTASVTALVYPALQRRFDAGFAAVEWVALAYLLVLVALLAPVGRLSDLVGRKTVYLGGFAVFGLASLGAGFAGGLGTLVACRAVQAVGGAMMQANSVALVARGVPGHAMRRALGVQAAAQGLGLALGPSLGGLLVAHASWRWVFWINVPVALVGIVAGWFLLPRTRVETAPALPRPRPVAGPAVGPVGGTFLGPGGGSEPDRGRFDLAGLLLLGGSTTALLLALSAASGLPLPAWAVAALLAAAVLCALALVHQERRAARPILAPGLVNTPGVRPGLAVALIGYLLLFCPLVLGPVLLAEAGLPTARSGLVITVLPAAFAVAATVGGGLLPRGWSDVARCRFGAALAGAGLLGCALLPALAAPAVLLAGPLLVLGGGLGLLLPANNALVMRAIPAECSAVGGGMVNMARSLGTALGTALPVLGVHLAGPALGGRSVLLALAVVAGLAVVLARPVRRR; this is encoded by the coding sequence ATGAACGCCGCGTCAACGCTCACCGCCCGGCTGCTCGCCGAGCGCCCCAGGCCGCGCGGCATAGCCGACCGCCGGTACGCCCACTGGCTCGCCGTCGGGACCGTCTGCCTGGGGGCGTTCCTCGGCCAGCTGACGGCCAGCGTCACCGCGCTCGTCTACCCGGCACTCCAGCGCCGGTTCGACGCCGGGTTCGCGGCCGTCGAATGGGTCGCCCTCGCGTATCTGCTGGTCCTGGTCGCGCTGCTGGCGCCGGTCGGCCGGCTCTCCGACCTGGTCGGCCGCAAGACCGTGTACCTGGGCGGCTTCGCCGTCTTCGGCCTGGCCTCGCTGGGGGCGGGGTTCGCCGGCGGTCTCGGCACCCTGGTCGCCTGCCGGGCGGTCCAGGCCGTCGGCGGCGCGATGATGCAGGCCAACAGCGTCGCCCTGGTCGCCCGCGGCGTCCCCGGCCACGCGATGCGCCGGGCGCTCGGGGTGCAGGCCGCCGCGCAGGGCCTCGGCCTGGCGCTGGGTCCCAGCCTCGGCGGGCTGCTGGTGGCGCACGCCTCCTGGCGCTGGGTGTTCTGGATCAATGTGCCGGTCGCCCTGGTGGGCATCGTGGCCGGGTGGTTCCTGCTGCCCCGGACCAGGGTCGAGACCGCACCGGCACTCCCGCGTCCGCGTCCCGTCGCCGGGCCTGCCGTCGGGCCGGTCGGCGGAACCTTCCTCGGGCCCGGTGGCGGGTCCGAGCCGGACCGCGGGCGCTTCGACCTGGCCGGCCTGCTGCTGCTCGGCGGCTCCACCACCGCGCTGCTGCTCGCTCTCTCCGCCGCCTCCGGCCTGCCGCTGCCCGCCTGGGCGGTGGCCGCCCTGCTGGCCGCCGCCGTCCTGTGCGCGCTCGCCCTGGTCCACCAGGAGCGCCGGGCCGCCCGGCCGATCCTCGCGCCCGGTCTGGTCAACACCCCCGGTGTCCGCCCCGGCCTCGCGGTCGCGCTGATCGGCTACCTGCTGCTGTTCTGCCCGCTCGTCCTCGGCCCGGTGCTGCTCGCCGAGGCGGGGCTCCCGACCGCGCGCTCCGGCCTGGTGATCACCGTGCTCCCGGCCGCGTTCGCGGTGGCCGCGACGGTCGGCGGCGGGCTGCTGCCGCGCGGCTGGTCCGATGTCGCCCGCTGCCGCTTCGGCGCGGCCCTCGCCGGGGCCGGACTGCTCGGCTGCGCGCTGCTGCCCGCCCTGGCCGCGCCCGCGGTGTTGTTGGCGGGCCCGCTGCTGGTGCTCGGCGGCGGTCTCGGACTGCTGCTGCCGGCCAACAACGCGCTGGTGATGCGGGCGATCCCGGCGGAGTGCTCGGCGGTCGGCGGCGGCATGGTGAACATGGCCCGCAGCCTCGGCACGGCGCTCGGCACCGCGCTGCCGGTGCTCGGCGTCCATCTGGCCGGCCCGGCGCTGGGCGGCCGGTCGGTCCTGCTGGCGCTCGCCGTCGTCGCGGGACTCGCGGTCGTGCTCGCCCGGCCGGTGCGGCGGCGCTGA
- a CDS encoding DUF305 domain-containing protein yields the protein MTAAEADGHRADGPGADGHPADGADAAPAPSRRRIWWPAALAAALALALGVPALVAGGTSASGTSSLSVPADDSPEAGFARDMATHHQQAVDLSFIVRDRTTDEPTRTLAFDIINTQANQRGMMMGWLDQWGLTQHSPAKPMAWMAMGGHGHGADYQAHDGSLMPGMATNTQLAKLRSLSGREAEVFYLQLMLEHHKGGVEMAQGYVDMARNESEKRLAQSMVIGQTSEIGLITDMLKDRGAVPGVPAS from the coding sequence GTGACCGCCGCCGAGGCGGACGGCCACCGGGCGGACGGCCCCGGGGCGGACGGCCACCCGGCCGACGGCGCGGACGCCGCTCCGGCGCCCTCGCGACGGCGGATCTGGTGGCCGGCCGCGCTGGCCGCCGCGCTCGCCCTCGCGCTCGGGGTGCCCGCCCTGGTCGCGGGCGGCACGTCGGCTTCCGGCACCTCTTCGTTGAGCGTGCCGGCGGACGACTCCCCGGAGGCCGGGTTTGCCCGGGACATGGCGACCCACCACCAGCAGGCGGTGGACCTGTCGTTCATCGTCCGGGACCGGACCACCGACGAGCCCACCCGCACGCTGGCCTTCGACATCATCAACACCCAGGCCAATCAGCGCGGCATGATGATGGGCTGGCTCGACCAGTGGGGGCTGACCCAGCACTCGCCGGCCAAGCCGATGGCCTGGATGGCGATGGGCGGGCACGGGCACGGCGCCGACTACCAGGCGCACGACGGTTCGCTGATGCCCGGCATGGCCACCAACACCCAGCTCGCCAAGCTCCGCTCGCTGAGCGGGCGGGAGGCCGAGGTGTTCTACCTGCAGCTGATGCTGGAGCACCACAAGGGCGGGGTGGAGATGGCCCAGGGTTACGTCGACATGGCGCGCAACGAGTCGGAGAAGCGGCTCGCGCAGTCGATGGTGATCGGCCAGACCTCGGAGATCGGCCTGATCACCGACATGCTCAAGGACCGCGGCGCCGTCCCGGGCGTGCCCGCCTCCTGA